A stretch of Candidatus Deferrimicrobium sp. DNA encodes these proteins:
- the hypB gene encoding hydrogenase nickel incorporation protein HypB → MRTDGNVRIDVERSLLQSADEAAAAIRALLSERKIYAINLISSPGSGKTTLIEALLARFDGKGGVAVVEGDIETEIDAERIRKHGVQVRQINTRSSCHIQPSRLLSVLREMDLSETRLLLVENVGNLVCPAEVSLGEDARVVLLSVTEGDEKPLKYPLVFRTSDLLVITKTDLLPYVTFDVDRVRRAARAANPAVEIFEVSATAGSGMSTLLDRIEALRATKN, encoded by the coding sequence ATGCGAACCGACGGCAACGTGCGCATCGACGTGGAGCGGTCGCTCCTGCAATCGGCGGACGAGGCGGCGGCGGCGATCCGTGCCCTTCTCTCCGAGCGTAAGATCTACGCGATCAACCTCATCTCCTCGCCGGGTTCCGGGAAAACCACGCTGATCGAGGCCCTCCTTGCCCGCTTCGACGGGAAGGGAGGCGTGGCGGTCGTCGAGGGGGACATCGAGACCGAGATCGACGCGGAGCGGATCCGGAAACACGGCGTTCAGGTGCGGCAGATCAACACCCGGTCGTCCTGTCACATCCAGCCGTCCAGACTCCTGTCCGTTCTCCGGGAGATGGACCTGTCGGAGACCCGGCTCCTACTCGTGGAGAACGTGGGGAATCTTGTCTGCCCGGCGGAAGTCTCCCTGGGGGAGGATGCCCGCGTCGTCCTGCTGAGCGTGACGGAGGGGGACGAGAAGCCGCTCAAATATCCGCTCGTCTTCAGGACGTCCGATCTGCTCGTGATCACGAAGACGGACCTGCTGCCGTACGTGACGTTCGACGTGGACCGCGTCCGCCGCGCCGCCCGCGCCGCCAACCCCGCGGTGGAGATCTTCGAAGTCTCCGCGACCGCCGGATCAGGGATGTCGACGCTGCTCGACCGGATCGAGGCGTTGCGGGCGACGAAGAACTGA
- the hypA gene encoding hydrogenase maturation nickel metallochaperone HypA yields MHELGVANEILDVALSEAERHAAKKVTSIRLRVGVLRSIEPENLFFLFDHIARGTPAEGAVLEIVEEPVRVECEACGVSEASSFTWECPRCKGSGVKVTGGDSLSILSLDVDS; encoded by the coding sequence ATGCATGAGCTTGGGGTCGCCAACGAGATCCTCGACGTAGCCCTTTCCGAGGCGGAACGGCACGCGGCGAAGAAGGTGACGTCGATCCGGTTGCGCGTGGGCGTCCTGCGCTCCATCGAGCCGGAGAATCTCTTCTTTCTCTTTGATCACATTGCCCGCGGAACGCCCGCGGAAGGCGCGGTTCTCGAAATCGTGGAGGAACCGGTCCGGGTCGAATGCGAAGCGTGTGGGGTGTCGGAGGCCTCCTCCTTCACATGGGAGTGCCCTCGCTGCAAGGGATCGGGCGTCAAGGTGACCGGCGGCGACTCGCTGTCGATCCTCTCCCTGGACGTCGACTCCTGA